The DNA window TGGATTATTGGGCCCTAACGGTGCTGGTAAATCAACAACAATAAGAATGCTTTGCGGAGTAATTTCTCCTAGTTCTGGCTTTGGAACTGTTTTAGGCTTCGATTTAACTCAAAGCGATTCAATAAAACAAAATATAGGATATATGTCTCAAAAATTTAGTCTATATACCGATTTAACTGTGATTGAAAATCTTCGCTTTTACGCTGATATTTATTCTTTAAAATCAGATGATAAGAAAAATAGAATAAGCGAATTACTGAAATTAACTGGTCTTGAAGATAGACAGAATTTTTTAGCAGAACATTTATCAGGAGGCTGGAAGCAACGTCTAGCTCTTAGCTGTGCTCTTCTTCATAATCCTAAACTACTTATCTTAGATGAGCCTACTGCTGGTGTAGATCCCGTCTCCCGCAGAATATTTTGGGAAACCATAAGGCAATTAGCTAAAGATGGAATTAGCATATTAATAACAACCCACTATATGGATGAAGCTGAGAGCTGCGATGAAGTCGGCTTTATTTTTGATGGTAAATTATTGGTTAAAAGTACTCCTTCTGAGCTCATAAAGGAACATAATTGCACTAGTCTAGAAGATGTATTTATAAAATACGTTGAAATGCAATCTGGAATAGTAGTTTCAAAATCTTTCTTAAAATCTGATGATTAAAATGGAGGCCCTCATGAGTATACAAAGATTGTTTTCAATAGTAAGAAAAGAATTTATACATATAAAACGGGATAAAGCTAGCCTTATAATGGCTCTAATAATGCCCATTCTCTTTATATTAATTTTCGGATACGCTGTAAATACCGATGTGGAAAATATAAAATTAGCAGTATTCGATTACGATAAAACTGAAATCAGTAGAGATTTTATAGGTAAGTTTTCTGCTTCTAATTACTTTAATGTCTCTAATTACACAGACAATTTAAAAGACATTGATAATTTAATAAAGGAAGATAAAATAAAAGCTGCACTGATACTTCCATCAGGTTTCTCAAAGAACATCAAAAGAGGCGTGTCTTCTTCCGCTCAATTTATAATAGATGGTTCTGATCCAACTATAGCAAGAACTGCTCTCCAAAGCAGTATATTGCTATCAAAAGCATATTCTCTTAAATATCAGGGCACAAATTATAATCCCATAATAGATTTTCGAACAAAGGTATGGTTCAATCCTGCTCTTGAAAGTACTAGATTCACAATTCCAGCTCTTATCGGACTTATAATGCAAAATATAACTATTTTACTTACAGCCTTCACATTAGTAAGAGAAAAGGAGCGAGGAACCCTTGAACAGCTTCAAGTAACTCCAATTCGTTCTAGTGAACTAATACTTGGCAAAATGATTCCATATATATTAATTGGTTCTGTAGATTTTCTAATAGCTTTGTTTTTTGGAACTTTTTGGTTTGGTGTTCCTATACAAGGAAATGTACTGCTTCTCATCATACTTGGTTTTGGTTTTGTAATATGTGCTCTTGCAATGGGAATGTTAGTATCTAGTATAGCAAGTAATCAGCTTCAAGCTATGCAAATGAGCTTGCTATTACTGCTTCCAAGTGTCCTATTGTCTGGTTTTATATTTCCTAGAGATGCAATGCCTTTTCCTATAAATCAAGTGGGTAATATAAT is part of the Tissierellales bacterium genome and encodes:
- a CDS encoding ABC transporter ATP-binding protein, translating into MDWIIEINNLKKSFGDHIAVNDVSLKIPSGKIFGLLGPNGAGKSTTIRMLCGVISPSSGFGTVLGFDLTQSDSIKQNIGYMSQKFSLYTDLTVIENLRFYADIYSLKSDDKKNRISELLKLTGLEDRQNFLAEHLSGGWKQRLALSCALLHNPKLLILDEPTAGVDPVSRRIFWETIRQLAKDGISILITTHYMDEAESCDEVGFIFDGKLLVKSTPSELIKEHNCTSLEDVFIKYVEMQSGIVVSKSFLKSDD
- a CDS encoding ABC transporter permease, whose amino-acid sequence is MSIQRLFSIVRKEFIHIKRDKASLIMALIMPILFILIFGYAVNTDVENIKLAVFDYDKTEISRDFIGKFSASNYFNVSNYTDNLKDIDNLIKEDKIKAALILPSGFSKNIKRGVSSSAQFIIDGSDPTIARTALQSSILLSKAYSLKYQGTNYNPIIDFRTKVWFNPALESTRFTIPALIGLIMQNITILLTAFTLVREKERGTLEQLQVTPIRSSELILGKMIPYILIGSVDFLIALFFGTFWFGVPIQGNVLLLIILGFGFVICALAMGMLVSSIASNQLQAMQMSLLLLLPSVLLSGFIFPRDAMPFPINQVGNIIPLTYFINILRGIILKGVSLHYLYSDVLILGLLGVILLALAIFRFKKILD